Proteins encoded together in one Carya illinoinensis cultivar Pawnee chromosome 3, C.illinoinensisPawnee_v1, whole genome shotgun sequence window:
- the LOC122305290 gene encoding cytochrome P450 94A1-like has protein sequence MESLQFLAFVSLTVLLPLLSFFFLTRTSKQSSPSPSTITTQFPKSYPLIGSTFAVYANRERRMQWMTDILKSSPSATFFLHRSFASYEVITANPAVVQHILKTKFHNYGKGDNFHRVLKDLLGFGIFNVDGESWKFQRQISSHEFNTKSLRKFVETVIDTELCDRLIPILSSAAAKTGTVLDFQDILQRFAFDNICKIAFGFDPAYLLPSLPKAKFAEAFEEGVKISTERFLAVFPLWKIKKLLNIGSEKRLRIAVSEIREYATKIIREKKHELGEKASLDSADLLSRFLSSGHSDENFVTDIVISFILAGRDTTSSALTWYFWLLSKNPRVEAEVLKEIREKSESPIFDEVKDMVYTHASLCESMRLYPPVAVDMKEAAIDDILPDGTVVKKGMTVTYHQYAMGRMETLWGADWAEFKPERWLEKSEEEEKHWRFVGRDAYTYTVFQAGPRICLGKEMAFMQMKRLVAGILRRFKVVPVMEEGFVPVFVPYLTSKMKGGLPVRIVERDIDAEE, from the exons ATGGAGTCGCTCCAATTCCTGGCCTTTGTTTCTCTGACTGTTCTTCTTCCCTTGCTTTCATTCTTCTTCCTCACCAGAAC ATCAAAACAATCTTCACCTTCCCCCAGTACCATTACTACCCAGTTCCCAAAATCCTACCCTTTAATCGGTTCTACCTTTGCAGTGTACGCCAACCGAGAACGACGTATGCAATGGATGACTGATATTCTGAAAAGCTCACCCTCCGCCACCTTCTTTCTCCACCGATCCTTCGCCAGCTACGAGGTCATCACGGCCAACCCTGCCGTCGTCCAGCATATCCTCAAGACCAAATTCCATAACTACGGCAAGGGAGACAATTTCCACCGCGTCCTCAAAGACTTGCTCGGCTTCGGCATCTTCAACGTGGACGGCGAGTCCTGGAAGTTTCAGAGACAAATCTCCAGCCATGAGTTCAACACCAAGTCTCTACGCAAGTTCGTCGAGACCGTCATCGACACCGAACTCTGTGACCGCCTCATCCCCATCCTATCCTCGGCTGCCGCCAAAACCGGAACTGTCCTAGACTTCCAGGATATTCTTCAGCGGTTCGCCTTCGACAATATATGCAAAATCGCTTTTGGGTTCGACCCTGCCTACTTGTTGCCCTCTCTTCCAAAAGCCAAATTCGCCGAAGCTTTTGAGGAAGGCGTCAAGATCAGCACCGAGAGGTTCCTTGCGGTATTCCCCCTCTGGAAAATCAAGAAGCTGTTAAATATTGGGTCCGAGAAACGTCTGAGAATCGCAGTATCGGAAATTCGAGAATACGCCACAAAGATTATAAGAGAAAAGAAGCACGAGCTCGGCGAGAAGGCCTCGCTCGATTCAGCCGACCTCTTGTCAAGATTCTTGAGCTCCGGCCATTCGGACGAGAACTTCGTGACGGACATAGTGATAAGCTTCATACTTGCCGGGCGTGACACTACCTCGTCGGCTTTGACATGGTATTTCTGGCTACTTTCCAAGAACCCACGTGTTGAGGCTGAGGTTCTGAAGGAAATCAGAGAAAAATCCGAATCTCCTATTTTTGACGAAGTCAAAGACATGGTGTACACCCACGCTTCTTTGTGCGAAAGCATGCGGCTATACCCGCCCGTCGCTGTAGACATGAAGGAGGCCGCCATCGACGACATTTTGCCGGACGGGACGGTGGTGAAGAAAGGAATGACAGTGACGTACCACCAATACGCCATGGGAAGGATGGAGACGCTGTGGGGTGCGGACTGGGCAGAGTTTAAGCCGGAGCGATGGCTGGAGAAGagcgaggaggaggagaagcatTGGAGGTTCGTAGGAAGGGACGCATACACATACACAGTGTTCCAGGCGGGGCCGAGGATTTGTCTGGGTAAGGAGATGGCATTCATGCAGATGAAGAGGTTGGTTGCAGGGATTCTAAGGAGGTTCAAGGTGGTGCCGGTAATGGAAGAAGGTTTTGTGCCGGTGTTTGTACCGTACTTGACTTCCAAAATGAAAGGTGGGCTTCCGGTGAGGATTGTTGAGAGGGATATTGATGCGGAAGAGTGA
- the LOC122305289 gene encoding uncharacterized protein LOC122305289, translated as MVRKGRQDDVNTLKSEQANPNLCPSKFLYLHLLCPSSFRVLLKLVSGKVMLNFMLDHHLALEHNNNLIMGHGHNSGFEQTHDIDMDLGDGHDHGLGLGHTHGLALGLTYEHGMAPQHADVANCEEDGLEFDGNKVSEADQEHTDAENHNDELAHTAQDHALVLCDTHELVVVENHDLQESLDLAVDQSHEMGIIPVSDMAPQLVGTPVLQSRALVLDSDDKLTVGQEFSDVHSCRRALRDAAIALRFEMQTIKSDKTRFTAKCASEGCPWRIHAAKLPGVPTFTIRTIHKPHTCGGITHLGHQQASVQWVAESVEQRLRENPNYRPKEILEEIHRVHGIALSYKQAWRGRERIMASVRGSFEEDYRLLPQYCDQIRMKNPGSMAFVHGNPVDDNCFQRLFISFQASIYGFLNACRPFIGLDRTPLKSKYLGTLLFASGFDGDGALFPLAFGVVDEENDDNWMWFLSELHNLLEINAENMPRLTLLSDRKKAIVDGVEANFPTAFHGFCMRHLSDSFQKEFNSAILINLLWEAAHALTIIEFEAKILEIEEISQDAAYWIRRIPPRLWATAYFEGTRFGHLTANIAEYMTTWIVEASGLPIIQMMEYIRRQLMTWFNERREASMQWTTILVPSAERRVSDAIECAHNYQVLRANEAEFEVISHEGSHIVDIRTRCCSCRGWQLCGLPCAHAVAALLSCRQNVYRFTESCFTVANYRKAYSQTIHPIPDKTMWKTSEVFQNDGDKDVEVVINPPKSLRPPGRPRKRRVRSEDGGPVKRVVHCSRCNQTGHFRTTCAAPI; from the exons atggtacgAAAGGGACGACAGGATGACGTAAATACCCTCAAATCTGAGCAGGCGAACCCGAACCTTTGCCCCTCCAAATTTCTGTATCTTCACCTTCTCTGCCCTTCATCTTTCAG GGTTCTCTTGAAGCTTGTTTCCGGGAAGGTTATGCTAAAC TTTATGCTGGATCATCATTTGGCACTAGAGCATAATAACAATCTCATCATGGGCCATGGTCATAATTCAGGGTTTGAACAGACCCATGATATTGATATGGACTTAGGTGACGGCCATGACCATGGCTTGGGTTTAGGACATACCCACGGACTAGCTCTTGGGTTGACATATGAACACGGAATGGCTCCTCAACATGCAGATGTTGCAAATTGtgaagaagatggtttagaaTTTGACGGAAATAAAGTTTCTGAAGCTGATCAAGAACATACTGATGCTGAAAACCATAATGATGAATTGGCTCATACGGCTCAGGATCATGCCCTTGTTTTATGTGATACTCATGAGTTGGTTGTTGTAGAAAACCATGATCTTCAGGAGAGCTTAGATCTAGCTGTGGACCAGAGTCATGAGATGGGTATCATACCTGTCTCAGATATGGCACCTCAGCTAGTTGGTACTCCTGTCCTCCAGTCCAGAGCCCTAGTTTTGGATTCTGATGACAAACTGACTGTTGGACAAGAGTTTTCTGATGTCCATAGCTGCCGAAGGGCACTGAGGGATGCAGCCATTGCTCTTCGCTTTGAGATGCAGACAATCAAGTCTGACAAAACTCGTTTTACTGCCAAATGTGCTAGTGAGGGATGCCCTTGGCGAATTCATGCTGCAAAGCTTCCAGGTGTTCCTACCTTCACAATTAGAACCATCCATAAGCCACATACCTGTGGTGGAATTACCCATCTCGGTCATCAACAAGCCTCAGTGCAGTGGGTTGCAGAGTCTGTTGAACAGCGCCTGAGGGAAAATCCAAATTACAGACCGAAGGAGATATTAGAAGAGATACACCGGGTCCATGGAATCGCATTATCATACAAGCAAGCATGGAGGGGGAGGGAGCGAATCATGGCCTCAGTTCGTGGATCATTCGAGGAAGATTATCGTCTGCTTCCGCAGTATTGTGACCAGATAAGAATGAAAAATCCAGGAAGTATGGCGTTCGTTCATGGGAATCCTGTTGATGATAACTGTTTCCAACGCCTATTTATTTCCTTTCAAGCATCAATTTATGGGTTTTTAAATGCATGCCGGCCTTTTATTGGACTTGATAGGACTCCTTTGAAAAGCAAATACCTTGGGACGTTACTTTTTGCCTCTGGTTTTGATGGAGATGGTGCTTTGTTTCCTTTGGCATTTGGGGTGGTTGATGAGGAAAATGATGATAACTGGATGTGGTTCCTTTCTGAGCTGCATAACCTGCTTGAAATTAATGCAGAGAACATGCCAAGGCTTACACTTTTATCTGATAGGAAGAAGGCAATCGTGGACGGAGTAGAAGCAAACTTCCCAACTGCTTTCCATGGGTTTTGCATGCGCCATCTTAGTGACAGTTTCCAGAAGGAGTTCAACAGTGCCATTCTCATCAATCTTCTTTGGGAGGCTGCTCATGCTCTCACTATCATTGAGTTTGAAGCCAAAATCCTTGAGATTGAAGAGATCTCACAGGATGCTGCCTATTGGATTCGACGAATCCCACCTCGCTTGTGGGCAACTGCGTATTTTGAGGGAACAAGATTTGGCCATCTGACGGCTAATATAGCTGAATATATGACTACTTGGATAGTTGAAGCTTCTGGGCTTCCAATCATTCAAATGATGGAGTACATTCGTCGGCAGCTGATGACTTGGTTCAATGAGCGTCGTGAAGCAAGCATGCAGTGGACAACTATACTTGTTCCTTCTGCCGAACGGCGCGTGTCAGATGCTATTGAGTGTGCACATAACTATCAAGTTCTCCGAGCAAATGAAGCTGAATTTGAAGTCATATCACATGAAGGCTCACATATAGTGGACATCCGAACCCGTTGCTGTTCATGCCGTGGATGGCAACTTTGTGGGCTGCCTTGTGCTCATGCTGTGGCAGCTCTTCTCTCTTGCAGGCAGAATGTTTATCGATTTACGGAAAGTTGTTTCACAGTGGCAAATTATCGCAAGGCATATTCACAAACGATACACCCAATTCCAGATAAAACAATGTGGAAGACGTCAGAGGTATTTCAGAATGACGGGGATAAAGATGTTGAGGTGGTCATAAACCCGCCAAAATCACTCCGGCCACCTGGACGACCAAGGAAACGGCGAGTTCGTTCAGAGGATGGTGGTCCTGTGAAACGTGTTGTGCATTGCAGCCGCTGCAATCAGACCGGCCATTTTCGAACAACATGTGCAGCACctatatag
- the LOC122305291 gene encoding fructokinase-1 — protein MPIHLLTLKTPVPYHGPSLLPISPQSPRLAHPIIPPTPRSVLSCRGVGIQVSPPEHGSGSKNGVVQQDWKLRGVGVKDIDVATLGNLCVDIVLSVPKLPPKKLHDRKAYMDRLSASPPDKKYWEAGGNCNMAIAAARLGLRCVSIGHVGNEIYGNFLLDVLRDEGISIVGMSEYTDVVDDPSASYETLLCWVLVDHLQRHGFCSRADFSKEPAFSWLSSLSEDVKMAVKKSKILFCNGYGFDELSPKLINSAIEYAVEVGTSIFFDPGPRGKSLCNGTPEEQRALGQFLRMSDVLLLTSDEAEALTGIKNPIIAGQELLKKGVRTKWVIVKMGSRGSILITMSSISCAPAFKVNVIDTVGCGDSFVAAIAFGFIHNVPMVSSLAIANAVGAATAMGCGAGRNVATLEKVIELMKVADLNEDDKFWKEMLPENLDSQEITFLSKFVVNGTNNQLKHIALQKVVSELLPKLNSLSADGKVLS, from the exons ATGCCTATCCACCTGCTAACTCTCAAAACCCCAGTCCCTTACCATGGACCCTCCCTACTCCCAATTTCCCCTCAGAGCCCTAGGCTGGCCCACCCCATTATCCCGCCAACCCCACGATCCGTCCTCAGTTGCAGAGGCGTTGGAATCCAAGTCTCTCCCCCGGAGCACGGCTCCGGTTCTAAGAACGGTGTCGTGCAGCAGGATTGGAAACTGAGGGGCGTCGGAGTCAAAGATATAGACGTTGCGACCTTGGGAAATCTCTGCGTAGATATTGTGCTTAGCGTTCCCAAGTTGCCCCCGAAAAAGCTCCACGACCGCAAGGCTTATATGGACCGGTTATCGGCTTCCCCACCCGATAAG AAATATTGGGAAGCTGGTGGTAATTGCAATATGGCAATAGCTGCAGCAAGACTGGGACTTCGTTGTGTCTCAATTGGTCATGTGGGTAATGAAATTTACGGGAATTTCCTCCTAGATGTGCTTCGCGATGAGGGAATTAGTATTGTTGGGATGAGTGAATATACTGATGTTGTTGATGATCCCAGTGCCTCTTATGAAACACTTCTTTGCTGGGTTCTAGTGGACCATTTGCAAAGACATGGATTTTGCAG TCGAGCTGATTTTAGCAAGGAGCCTGCATTCAGTTGGCTGAGCAGCCTATCTGAGGATGTAAAGATGGCTGTCAAGAAGTCAAAGATCCTCTTCTGTAATGGTTACGGTTTTGACGAGCTTTCTCCCAAGCTGATTAACTCAGCTATAGAGTATGCTGTTGAGGTTGGCACATCAATTTTCTTCGATCCAGGACCACGTGGAAAAAGCCTTTGCAATGGAACACCTGAAGAACAGAGGGCACTTGGCCAGTTTTTGAGAATGAGTGATGTTCTCCTTCTGACATCTGATGAG GCTGAAGCGTTGACTGGCATAAAAAATCCAATAATAGCAGGACAGGAGTTGCTCAAGAAAGGGGTGCGCACAAAATGGGTGATTGTTAAGATGGGATCAAGGGGTTCAATTTTAATAACCATGTCAAGTATATCTTGTGCTCCTGCATTCAAG GTGAACGTCATTGACACTGTTGGGTGTGGAGATAGTTTTGTGGCTGCTATTGCATTTGGTTTCATACACAATGTGCCCATGGTTAGTTCATTAGCAATCGCAAATGCAGTTGGTGCTGCAACCGCAATGGGTTGTGGTGCAGGTAGGAATGTAGCAACCTTGGAGAAAGTAATAGAACTAATGAAGGTGGCTGACCTCAATGAGGATGataaattttggaaagaaatgCTTCCTGAAAATTTGGACTCTCAAGAAATTACATTCCTCTCAAAATTTGTTGTAAATGGAACAAACAACCAGCTGAAACACATTGCGCTACAGAAGGTGGTCTCTGAATTGCTGCCGAAGCTTAATTCTTTAAGCGCTGACGGAAAAGTGCTATCTTGA
- the LOC122305293 gene encoding cytochrome P450 94A2-like — MESLQFLAFVSLAILLPLLSFFFLTRTSKPQKKSPPSTSTITTQLPKSYPLIGSFFAVYANQERRMQWITDILKSTPSATFVLRRSFASYQVNTANPAVVQHILKTEFHNYGKGGNFHRVLKDLLGFGIFNVDGESWKFQRQVSSHEFNTKSLRKFVETVVDTELSDRLIPILSSAAAKTGTVLDFQDILQRFAFDNICKIAFGFDPAYLLPSLQKAKFAEAFEESVKISTERFISLIPLVWKIKKLLNIGSEKRLRIAVSEVREFATKIIREKKHELGEKASLDSIDLLSRFLRSGHVDENFVTDIVISFILAGRDTTSSALTWYFWLLSKNPRVEVEVLKEIREKSESPIYDEVKDMVYTHASLCECMRLYPPVAADTKEAAIDDILPDGTVVKKGMRVTYHQYAMGRMETLWGSDWAEFKPERWLEKSEEEEQHWRFVGRDAYTYTVFQAGPRICLGKEMAFLQMKRLVAGILRRFKVVPVMEEGFEPGFVSYLTSKMKGGLPVKIVERDDAKD; from the coding sequence ATGGAGTCGCTCCAATTCCTGGCCTTTGTTTCTCTGGCTATTCTTCTTCCCTTGCTTTCATTCTTCTTCCTCACCAGAACAtcaaaaccccaaaaaaaatctcCACCTTCCACCAGTACCATTACTACCCAGCTCCCAAAATCCTACCCTTTAATCGGTTCTTTCTTTGCAGTGTACGCAAACCAAGAACGACGCATGCAATGGATAACGGACATTCTGAAAAGCACACCCTCCGCCACCTTCGTTCTCCGCCGATCCTTCGCCAGCTACCAGGTCAACACGGCCAACCCGGCCGTCGTCCAGCATATCCTCAAGACCGAATTTCATAACTACGGCAAGGGAGGCAATTTCCACCGAGTCCTCAAAGATTTGCTCGGCTTCGGCATCTTCAACGTGGACGGCGAGTCCTGGAAGTTTCAGAGACAAGTCTCCAGCCATGAGTTCAACACTAAGTCTCTACGTAAGTTCGTCGAGACCGTCGTCGACACCGAACTCTCTGACCGCCTCATCCCCATCCTATCCTCGGCTGCCGCCAAAACCGGAACTGTCCTAGACTTCCAGGATATTCTTCAGCGGTTCGCCTTCGACAATATATGCAAAATCGCTTTTGGGTTCGACCCTGCCTACTTGTTGCCGTCTCTTCAAAAAGCCAAGTTCGCGGAAGCTTTTGAGGAAAGCGTCAAGATCAGCACCGAGAGGTTCATTTCGCTAATCCCCCTGGTCTGGAAAATCAAGAAGCTGTTAAATATTGGGTCCGAGAAACGTCTAAGAATCGCAGTATCAGAAGTTCGAGAATTCGCCACCAAGATTATAAGAGAAAAGAAGCACGAACTCGGCGAGAAGGCCTCGCTCGATTCCATCGACCTCTTGTCAAGATTCTTGAGATCCGGCCATGTGGACGAGAACTTCGTGACGGACATAGTGATAAGCTTCATACTTGCAGGGCGTGACACTACCTCGTCGGCTTTGACATGGTATTTCTGGCTACTTTCCAAGAACCCACGTGTTGAGGTTGAGGTTCTGAAGGAAATCAGAGAAAAATCCGAATCTCCTATTTATGATGAAGTCAAAGACATGGTGTACACCCACGCCTCTTTGTGCGAATGCATGCGGCTATACCCGCCCGTCGCTGCAGACACGAAGGAGGCCGCCATCGACGACATTTTGCCGGACGGGACGGTGGTGAAGAAAGGAATGAGGGTAACGTACCACCAATATGCCATGGGAAGGATGGAGACGCTGTGGGGTTCGGACTGGGCAGAGTTTAAGCCGGAGCGATGGCTGGAGAAGAGCGAGGAGGAGGAGCAGCATTGGAGGTTCGTAGGAAGggatgcatacacatacacagtGTTCCAGGCGGGGCCGAGGATTTGTTTGGGGAAGGAGATGGCATTCCTGCAGATGAAGAGGTTGGTTGCGGGAATTCTAAGGAGGTTCAAGGTGGTGCCGGTGATGGAAGAAGGGTTTGAGCCGGGGTTTGTATCGTACTTGACTTCCAAAATGAAAGGTGGGCTTCCGGTGAAGATTGTTGAGAGGGATGATGCGAAAGACTGA